In one Dunckerocampus dactyliophorus isolate RoL2022-P2 chromosome 9, RoL_Ddac_1.1, whole genome shotgun sequence genomic region, the following are encoded:
- the LOC129187367 gene encoding gastrula zinc finger protein XlCGF57.1-like isoform X2: MERQPIKAEEEEPHPPYVKEEEEELSITQEGEHLLGPEEADLTRLPLTGVSVKTEDPEDKPPESSQLHHSPSEDMREAEPQPLNVKEEKEEPQTPYVKEEEEELSITQEGEHLLGPEEADLTRLPLTGVSVKTEDPEDKPPESSQLHHSPSEEMREAEPSCSSSLQHMTTEADGDHCGGSQADNLLAPLSDSDDTTSHSPEGEDSDFNQESLSSDTDCEGDMMTHTGNKHSESSKKKTGKRFNCSASDERFSRKSKLTRHMRTHTGEKPFSCSHCGERFTYKSSMQVHMRTHTGEKPYSCSDCGKCFTLKTNMERHMITHTGEKPFSCSDCGKRFTLKASMQRHMMIHTGEKPFSCSDCGKCFTLKAHMQLHMRTHTGEKPFSCSDCGKLFTRKTSMQSHMTTHVGEKPFTCSHCGKRFTQKRNLRLHLKIHTGENPFSCSECGKRFKRKTNMQSHMRTHTGERPFSCSNCGDTFSWKSALIRHMQSH, from the coding sequence ATGGAGCGACAGCCAATTAAagcggaagaggaggagccccaccccccctatgttaaagaggaagaggaagaactctccatcactcaggagggagagcatcttctagggccagaggaggctgatctcaccaggttgccactgactggtgtctctgtgaagaccgaagaccctgaagacaaaccacctgagtcctcacagcttcatcatagtccaagtgaggaCATGAGAGAAGCGGAGCCACAGCCTCTCAATGTtaaagaggaaaaggaggagccacagaccccctatgttaaagaggaagaagaagaactctccatcactcaggagggagagcatcttctagggccggaggaggctgatctcaccaggttgccactgactggtgtctctgtgaagaccgaagaccctgaagacaaaccacctgagtcctcacagcttcatcatagtccaagtgaggagatgagagaggcggagccttcatgcagcagctcactgcaacacatgacaacagaagctgatggagaccactgtggaggatcacaagcagacaacctcttagctccactgtcagatagtgacgacacaacgtcacactctcctgaaggTGAAGACAGCGACTTCAACCAAGAATCtctgagcagcgatacagactgtgaaggtgatatgatgactcacactggcaacaaacactctgaaagctctaaaaagaagacaggtaAACGTTTTAACTGCTCAGCTTCTGATGAAAGATTTTCTCGTAAGAGTAAATTGActcgacacatgagaacacacacaggagaaaaaccttttagttgctcacaCTGTGGTGAACGCTTCACTTACAAGTCAAGCATGCAAGtccacatgagaacacacacaggagaaaaaccttatagttgctcagactgtggtaaatgcTTCACTTTAAAGACAAACATGGAAAGACACATGataacgcacacaggagaaaaaccttttagttgctcagactgtggcaaACGCTTCACTTTAAAGGCAAgcatgcaaagacacatgatgatacacacaggagaaaaaccttttagttgctcagactgtggtaaatgtTTCACTTTAAAGGCACACATGCAATTAcatatgagaacacacacaggagaaaaaccttttagttgctcagactgtggtaaactcTTCACTCGAAAGACAAGCATGCAATCACACATGACAACGCACgtaggagaaaaaccttttacttgttcacactgtggtaaacgcttcactcaAAAGAGAAACTTGCGATTACACCTgaaaatacacactggagaaaaccctttcagttgctcagagtgtggtaaacgattcaagCGAAAGACAAACATGCAGTCACACATGAGAACTCACACAGGAGAAagacctttcagttgctcaaaTTGTGGTGACACATTTTCTTGGAAGTCGGCTTTGataagacacatgcagagtcacTGA
- the LOC129187367 gene encoding histone acetyltransferase KAT6A-like isoform X6: protein MERQPIKAEEEEPHPPYVKEEEEELSITQEGEHLLGPEEADLTRLPLTGVSVKTEDPEDKPPESSQLHHSPSEDMREAEPQPLNVKEEKEEPQTPYVKEEEEELSITQEGEHLLGPEEADLTRLPLTGVSVKTEDPEDKPPESSQLHHSPSEEMREAEPSCSSSLQHMTTEADGDHCGGSQADNLLAPLSDSDDTTSHSPEGEDSDFNQESLSSDTDCEAFSTFFKC from the coding sequence ATGGAGCGACAGCCAATTAAagcggaagaggaggagccccaccccccctatgttaaagaggaagaggaagaactctccatcactcaggagggagagcatcttctagggccagaggaggctgatctcaccaggttgccactgactggtgtctctgtgaagaccgaagaccctgaagacaaaccacctgagtcctcacagcttcatcatagtccaagtgaggaCATGAGAGAAGCGGAGCCACAGCCTCTCAATGTtaaagaggaaaaggaggagccacagaccccctatgttaaagaggaagaagaagaactctccatcactcaggagggagagcatcttctagggccggaggaggctgatctcaccaggttgccactgactggtgtctctgtgaagaccgaagaccctgaagacaaaccacctgagtcctcacagcttcatcatagtccaagtgaggagatgagagaggcggagccttcatgcagcagctcactgcaacacatgacaacagaagctgatggagaccactgtggaggatcacaagcagacaacctcttagctccactgtcagatagtgacgacacaacgtcacactctcctgaaggTGAAGACAGCGACTTCAACCAAGAATCtctgagcagcgatacagactgtgaag